From a region of the Solanum stenotomum isolate F172 chromosome 2, ASM1918654v1, whole genome shotgun sequence genome:
- the LOC125855874 gene encoding transcription initiation factor TFIID subunit 7 gives MDEQFILRVPPSVAERIDRLLSENSSSEDKLDLSFSEDGKTGSFVIGDEHFPASLLNLPCIVESYKTYDDNVLIKSADIGQMIMVREEGDPVPDVVEYRHGLTSPMRDARRRRFRREPDLNPELVRRVDKDLQNIMSGGTAENIDIEVVEQVEGGEASARHVNKKVAQPATKPDISEPGTAGDDPDRTESEDSDDSI, from the exons ATGGATGAGCAATTTATTCTGAGGGTTCCACCTTCTGTTGCTGAGCGAATTGACCGTCTTTTAAGTGAAAATTCTTCTTCAGAAGACAAACTGGACTTGTCTTTTTCTg AGGATGGAAAGACGGGCAGTTTTGTCATAGGCGACGAGCACTTCCCTGCATCACTTTTGAATCTTCCTTGCATAGTGGAGTCGTACAAAACTTATGATGACAACGTGCTCATTAAATCCGCAGACATTGGTCAA ATGATTATGGTGAGAGAAGAAGGTGATCCTGTTCCAGATGTGGTGGAATATAGACATGGCCTCACATCTCCAATGAGAGATGCACGAAGACGAAGATTTCGGAGAGAGCCAGATCTTAAT CCTGAGCTTGTTCGGCGTGTTGATAAAGACTTGCAGAACATAATGTCTGGTGGAACAGCTGAGAATATTGATAT AGAAGTTGTTGAGCAAGTGGAAGGAGGTGAAGCAAGTGCACGCCATGTGAACAAGAAAGTGGCACAACCTGCAACAAAGCCTGACATTTCCGAGCCCGGGACAGCTGGTGACGATCCTGATAGAACTGAGTCTGAGGATTCTGATGATTCAATATAG